Proteins found in one Arachis stenosperma cultivar V10309 chromosome 8, arast.V10309.gnm1.PFL2, whole genome shotgun sequence genomic segment:
- the LOC130945839 gene encoding uncharacterized protein LOC130945839, whose protein sequence is MANYLGSNTVAYILTEGQSNNRSPLKRKTKWQCCQHAELSGDTTDGESIVHIPSDILIKNSETALDDLIDFVYPDILSNLSVENYFKDRVILAPTLDCVTDVNNKMTAGLSGQERVYLSSDSVCAEEENMEFELDAFSPKILNGINCSGLPPHKLVLKVGAPVMLLRNIDQTNGLCNETRMQVRRMGNHVIECKTLTGNKVGSIVLIPRLNLIPNNETLPVRF, encoded by the exons ATGGCGAACTACTTGGGTTCAAACACAGTGGCTTATATTTTGACAGAAGGACAGTCTAACAATAGATCTCCattgaaaagaaaaactaaatgGCAATGCTGTCAACATGCTGAACTGT CTGGTGATACAACAGATGGTGAATCAATCGTTCATATACCATCTGACATTTTGATTAAGAACTCTGAGACAGCTTTGGATGACCTCATTGATTTCGTGTATCCAGATATATTATCCAATTTATCCGTTGAAAATTATTTCAAGGATAGAGTAATTCTTGCACCAACTTTGGATTGTGTCACTGATGTCAACAACAAGATGACTGCAGGGTTATCTGGACAAGAAAGAGTCTACTTAAGTTCAGACTCTGTGTGTGCTGAAGAGGAAAATATGGAATTTGAATTAGATGCTTTCTCACCGAAGATTCTAAATGGAATAAATTGTTCAGGTCTACCACCACACAAGTTGGTTCTGAAGGTTGGCGCTCCTGTTATGTTGCTGCGGAATATAGACCAAACTAATGGTTTGTGCAATGAAACGAGGATGCAAGTTAGAAGAATGGGAAATCATGTGATAGAATGCAAGACTTTAACTGGTAACAAAGTTGGAAGTATTGTTCTTATCCCAAGACTAAATCTAATTCCAAATAATGAAACATTACCAGTCAGGTTTTAA